A section of the Stenotrophomonas acidaminiphila genome encodes:
- a CDS encoding tryptophan--tRNA ligase has product MTTRVLTGITPSGTPHLGNYVGAIRPAIAASRAPGIESFFFLADLHSLIKSQEPERTQRSTLEIAASWLACGLDPDSVWFYRQSDIPETTELMWFLTVVAGKGILNRAHAYKAAVDKNREEQLDDDAGITAGLFMYPVLMAADILIFNADKVPVGRDQIQHIEMARDFAQRFNHIYGKEYFTLPEVIIDEQVATLAGLDGRKMSKSYHNTIPLFVPREELRKLVFSIVTDSRAPGEPKDTEGSALFQMYQAFATPEQTAAFAQAFAAGIGWGDAKQQLFERIDGELSPLRERYNALMAEPEKIEAILRRRGQQLREQFAIPLLKELRHAVGLRDLSSAGDAPKAVAVAAAKAALPLFKQYREKDGRFYFKLLDGEGQLLVQSEGFDSPRDAGQLIAVLKQAEQGDALQSELFRLEAGVEPVLAALRHLREAD; this is encoded by the coding sequence ATGACTACCCGCGTCCTTACCGGCATCACCCCCTCCGGCACTCCCCACCTGGGCAACTACGTCGGCGCCATCCGCCCGGCCATCGCCGCCAGCCGCGCGCCGGGGATCGAAAGCTTCTTCTTCCTGGCCGACCTGCACAGCCTGATCAAGTCGCAGGAGCCCGAGCGCACCCAGCGCTCGACCCTGGAGATCGCCGCCAGCTGGCTGGCCTGCGGCCTGGACCCGGACTCGGTGTGGTTCTACCGGCAGAGCGACATCCCGGAAACCACCGAGCTGATGTGGTTCCTGACCGTGGTCGCCGGCAAGGGTATCCTCAACCGCGCCCACGCCTACAAGGCGGCCGTGGACAAGAACCGCGAGGAGCAGCTGGACGACGATGCCGGCATCACCGCCGGGCTGTTCATGTACCCGGTGCTGATGGCCGCCGACATCCTGATCTTCAATGCCGACAAGGTGCCGGTCGGCCGCGACCAGATCCAGCACATCGAGATGGCGCGCGATTTCGCCCAGCGCTTCAACCACATCTACGGCAAGGAGTATTTCACCCTGCCGGAAGTGATCATCGACGAGCAGGTGGCGACCCTGGCGGGCCTGGACGGCCGCAAGATGAGCAAGAGCTACCACAACACCATCCCGCTGTTCGTCCCGCGCGAGGAGCTGCGGAAGCTGGTGTTCTCGATCGTCACCGATTCGCGCGCGCCCGGCGAACCCAAGGACACCGAGGGCTCGGCGCTGTTCCAGATGTACCAGGCCTTCGCCACCCCGGAACAGACCGCCGCGTTCGCGCAGGCCTTCGCCGCCGGCATCGGCTGGGGCGATGCCAAGCAGCAGCTGTTCGAGCGCATCGACGGCGAACTGTCGCCGCTGCGCGAGCGCTACAACGCGCTGATGGCCGAGCCGGAGAAGATCGAGGCGATCCTGCGCCGCCGCGGCCAGCAGCTGCGCGAGCAGTTCGCCATCCCGCTGCTGAAGGAACTGCGCCACGCGGTGGGGCTGCGCGACCTGTCCAGCGCCGGCGACGCGCCGAAGGCCGTGGCCGTGGCCGCGGCCAAGGCCGCGCTGCCGCTGTTCAAGCAGTACCGGGAGAAGGACGGCCGGTTCTACTTCAAGCTGCTCGACGGCGAGGGCCAGCTGCTGGTGCAGAGCGAAGGCTTCGATTCGCCGCGCGACGCCGGCCAGCTGATCGCCGTGCTCAAGCAGGCCGAGCAGGGCGATGCGCTGCAGAGCGAGCTGTTCCGCCTGGAGGCCGGCGTCGAGCCGGTACTGGCGGCATTGCGCCATCTGCGCGAAGCGGACTGA